Proteins from a single region of Ziziphus jujuba cultivar Dongzao chromosome 1, ASM3175591v1:
- the LOC107424839 gene encoding mediator of RNA polymerase II transcription subunit 16 isoform X2: protein MNQVAGPKDAEEEPAAQSLVEVSKGSDKAETLSPDEVAVEKPNDPMEEDSVSPATVFCIRLKQPRSNLMHKMSVPELCRNFSAVAWCGKLNAIACASETCARIPSSNANPPFWIPIHIVIPERPTECEVFNVIADSPRDSVQFIEWSPTSCPRALLIANFHGRITIWTQPSQGSANLVRDTNCWQREHEWRQDIAVVTKWLSGVSPYRWLSSKSSATSNSKSTFEEKFLSQQSQNSARWPNFLCVCSVFSSGSVQLHWSQWPPTQNSSPPKWFWTSKGLLGAGPSGIMAADAIITDSGAMHVAGVPIVNPSTVVVWEVTPGPGNGFHTTPKTSTTSGVPPSINPPAWAGFSPLAAYLFSWQEYLISEAKQGRKQADPGVSDTVPLHCSPVSNFSAYVSPEAAAQSATTTTWGSGVTAVAFDPTCGGSVIAVVIVEGQYMSPYDPDEGPSITGWRVQRWESSLQPVVLHQIFGNPTSSFGGQAPMQTVWVSKVDTSIQPTNDFKNQQAAATGPTSDGRKISESIVEKAKRVAFDPFDLPSDVRTLSRIVYSAHGGEIAVAFLRGGVHIFSGPNFAPVDNYQINVGSAIAAPAFSSTSCCSASVWHDTTKDRTILKIIRVLPPAVPVSQLKANSSAWERAIAERFWWSLLVGVDWWDAVGCTQSAAEDGIVSLNSVIAVLDADFHSLPSTQHRQQYGPSLDRIKCRLLEGTTAQEVRAMVLDMQARLLLDMLGKGIESALINPSALVPEPWHESGETLSVIDPEAMAVEPALVPSIQAYVDAVLDLASHFITRLRRYASFCRTLASHAVTAGTGNNRNMVASPNQSSAAPATSQGGQSGTTSSTGSTQMQAWVQGAIAKISSTTDGVSSSTPNPISGPSSFMPISINTGTFPGTPAVRLIGDCHFLHRLCQLLLFCFFFRRSQVPRFVGGAQRNADANMQKPQSVPPGKVEEVGSVSAKPSSAIARPDENQVVRTGQVMPGAKGAEEGPAGRSRLGAGNAGQGYTFEEVKVLFLILMDLCRRTAGLTHPLPVSQVGSSNIQVRLHYIDGNYTVLPEVVEASLGPHMQNMPRPRGADAAGLLLRELELHPPAEEWHRRNMFGGPWSDPEDVGPVDDNPKLSNSGDPLDFSSVESCDVYYGAQRLWPRKRRLSERDAAFGLNTSVGLGAYLGIMGSRRDVVTAVWKTGLEGVWYKCIRCLRQTSAFASPGATNPPSQNDREVWWISRWAYGCPMCGGTWVRVV, encoded by the exons ATGAATCAAGTGGCGGGGCCTAAGGACGCTGAGGAGGAGCCCGCAGCTCAGTCCCTTGTTGAGGTTTCAAAGGGTTCCGATAAGGCTGAGACTCTCAGTCCTGACGAAGTGGCTGTGGAGAAGCCCAACGATCCAATGGAGGAGGACTCCGTTAGTCCCGCAACCGTTTTTTGTATCAGGCTCAAGCAGCCTAGGTCTAATTTGATGCACAAGATGAGCGTCCCTGAGCTTTGTCGCAATTTTAG TGCTGTTGCTTGGTGTGGGAAGCTGAATGCTATAGCTTGTGCATCCGAAACTTGTGCAAGAATTCCAAG ttctAACGCAAATCCACCGTTTTGGATCCCCATACATATTGTGATTCCAGAACGACCAACTGAGTGTGAAGTGTTTAATGTTATAGCAG ATTCTCCTCGCGATTCTGTTCAATTTATTGAATGGTCCCCTACCTCTTGCCCTCGTGCCTTATTAATTGCGAATTTCCATGGACGGATAACTATTTGGACTCAGCCTTCTCAA GGGTCAGCTAATTTAGTACGTGATACTAACTGCTGGCAACGTGAACATGAATGGCGGCAGGATATTGCAGTTGTTACGAAGTGGTTATCTGGGGTATCTCCG TATAGATGGCTTTCCTCAAAATCCAGCGCCACCTCAAACTCAAAGTCAACTTTTGAGGAAAAATTCCTCTCACAGCAGTCTCAAAATTCAG CTAGGTGGCCAAACTTCCTTTGTGTTTGTTCTGTTTTCTCATCTGGATCTGTTCAACTTCATTGGTCCCAGTGGCCTCCTACTCAGAATAGTTCTCCACCAAAGTGGTTTTGGACAAGTAAAGGACTTTTGGGTGCAGGGCCTAGTGGGATCATGGCTGCTGATGCTATCATAACAGACAGTGGTGCCATGCATGTGGCTGGTGTTCCTATTGTAAACCCATCTACTGTTGTTGTTTGGGAGGTAACTCCTGGACCTGGAAATGGGTTCCACACAACTCCCAAGACAAGCACAACCAGTGGAGTCCCACCGTCAATAAACCCACCAGCTTGGGCAGGTTTTTCGCCTCTGGCTGCATATTTATTTAGCTGGCAAGAGTACCTAATATCTGAAGCAAAGCAAGGGAGAAAGCAGGCGGATCCAGGCGTGAGTGACACTGTACCACTTCATTGCTCTCCAGTTTCAAATTTTTCTGCATATGTAAGCCCGGAAGCTGCAGCTCAATCTGCAACTACCACGACATGGGGCTCTGGAGTTACTGCTGTTGCCTTTGACCCAACTTGTGGTGGTTCTGTGATAGCTGTTGTCATAGTTGAAG GACAATACATGTCTCCATATGATCCAGATGAGGGTCCTTCAATTACAGGATGGAGAGTGCAACGTTGGGAATCATCTCTTCAGCCCGTTGTTCTCCATCAAATATTTGGAAATCCAACTTCCAGTTTTGGTGGACAGGCTCCTATGCAAACAGTTTGGGTTTCAAAAGTGGATACAAGCATTCAACCAACCAATGATTTTAAGAATCAACAAGCTGCTGCAACAGGTCCAACCTCTGATGGAAGGAAGATATCAGAATCTATTGTGGAGAAGGCAAAAAGAGTAGCTTTTGATCCTTTTGATTTGCCAAGTGATGTTAGAACGCTTTCTCGAATTGTATATTCTGCTCATGGTGGTGAGATTGCTGTTGCTTTTCTCCGGGGCGGGGTCCACATTTTTTCTGGTCCAAACTTTGCACCTGTTGATAACTACCAGATAAATGTTGGATCTGCAATTGCGGCTCCTGCATTCTCATCGACAAGCTGCTGTTCAGCTTCTGTTTGGCATGACACCACCAAGGACCGTACCATTTTAAAGATTATACGTGTTCTTCCTCCTGCTGTTCCAGTTAGTCAATTGAAGGCCAACTCATCAGCCTGGGAACGTGCAATTGCAGAGAG ATTTTGGTGGAGTCTTTTAGTTGGAGTAGATTGGTGGGATGCTGTTGGCTGTACACAGAGTGCTGCAGAGGATGGCATTG TTTCATTGAACAGTGTAATTGCAGTTTTGGATGCGGATTTTCACTCTCTTCCTTCTACTCAGCATAGGCAACAATATGGTCCT AGTCTAGACAGGATAAAATGCAGGCTGCTGGAAGGTACAACTGCTCAAGAAGTTAGGGCAATGGTTCTAGATATGCAAGCAAGGTTATTGCTGGATATGCTAGGGAAAGGAATTGAGTCTGCTTTAATAAATCCTTCTGCCCTGGTACCAGAGCCATGGCATGAATCTGGTGAAACATTATCTGTCATTGATCCTGAAGCAATGGCTGTTGAACCAGCATTAGTTCCGAGCATTCAG GCTTATGTTGATGCGGTTCTTGATCTAGCATCACATTTCATTACACGCTTGCGGCGCTATGCAAGTTTCTGTCGTACATTGGCAAGTCATGCTGTAACTGCTGGTACTGGCAATAACCGCAATATGGTGGCTAGTCCTAACCAAAGTTCTGCAGCTCCCGCAACAAGTCAAG GAGGTCAAAGTGGAACCACAAGTTCTACCGGAAGCACCCAGATGCAAGCTTGGGTTCAAGGTGCTATTGCCAAGATTAGTAGCACCACAGATGGAGTCTCCAGTTCAACTCCTAACCCCATTAGTGGACCATCATCCTTTATGCCTATTAGCATTAACACAGGAACTTTTCCTGGAACACCAGCTGTTAGGCTGATTGGGGATTGCCATTTCCTTCATAGACTATGTCAACTTCTGctcttctgttttttctttcGGAGATCACAGGTGCCTCGTTTTGTTGGGGGTGCCCAGAGAAATGCTGATGCAAATATGCAAAAGCCTCAGTCCGTTCCTCCTGGGAAGGTGGAAGAAGTTGGTTCCGTTTCTGCAAAGCCATCATCAGCAATTGCCAGACCAGATGAAAATCAGGTTGTGCGAACTGGTCAGGTCATGCCTGGAGCAAAGGGAGCTGAAGAAGGACCTGCAGGAAGGTCAAGACTGGGTGCTGGTAATGCTGGTCAAGGATATACTTTTGAGGAG GTCAAAGTCCTTTTTCTCATACTTATGGATCTGTGTCGGCGGACAGCAGGCTTGACTCACCCATTGCCAGTTTCTCAAGTGGGAAGCAGCAACATCCAGGTGCGGCTGCATTATATTGATGGTAATTATACTGTACTTCCAGAGGTTGTTGAAGCATCCCTTGGTCCTCATATGCAG AATATGCCACGGCCTAGAGGTGCAGATGCTGCTGGTCTGTTGCTCCGAGAGTTGGAACTCCATCCTCCTGCTGAAGAATGGCATCGACGAAATATGTTTGGTGGGCCTTGGTCTGATCCCGAAGATGTGGGTCCTGTGGATGATAATCCAAAGCTGAGTAATTCGGGAGACCCACTTGATTTCAGTTCGGTGGAAAGTTGCGATGTTTATTATGGAGCGCAGCGGTTGTGGCCCAGGAAACGCAGGTTGTCTGAAAGAGATGCAGCTTTTGGCTTAAATACTTCTGTGGGTCTTGGAGCATATCTTGGTATAATGGGATCTCGAAGAGATGTTGTTACTGCTGTTTGGAAGACGGGGCTTGAAGGGGTTTGGTACAAG TGCATAAGATGTTTGCGGCAGACTTCTGCATTTGCTTCACCAGGTGCTACCAATCCTCCTAGCCAGAATGACCGGGAGGTTTGGTGGATCAGCCGCTGGGCTTATGGCTGTCCTATGTGTGGTGGAACATGGGTCCGAGTTGTGTAG
- the LOC107424839 gene encoding mediator of RNA polymerase II transcription subunit 16 isoform X3 — protein MNGGRILQLLRSGYLGYLRWLSSKSSATSNSKSTFEEKFLSQQSQNSVLVFGSARWPNFLCVCSVFSSGSVQLHWSQWPPTQNSSPPKWFWTSKGLLGAGPSGIMAADAIITDSGAMHVAGVPIVNPSTVVVWEVTPGPGNGFHTTPKTSTTSGVPPSINPPAWAGFSPLAAYLFSWQEYLISEAKQGRKQADPGVSDTVPLHCSPVSNFSAYVSPEAAAQSATTTTWGSGVTAVAFDPTCGGSVIAVVIVEGQYMSPYDPDEGPSITGWRVQRWESSLQPVVLHQIFGNPTSSFGGQAPMQTVWVSKVDTSIQPTNDFKNQQAAATGPTSDGRKISESIVEKAKRVAFDPFDLPSDVRTLSRIVYSAHGGEIAVAFLRGGVHIFSGPNFAPVDNYQINVGSAIAAPAFSSTSCCSASVWHDTTKDRTILKIIRVLPPAVPVSQLKANSSAWERAIAERFWWSLLVGVDWWDAVGCTQSAAEDGIVSLNSVIAVLDADFHSLPSTQHRQQYGPSLDRIKCRLLEGTTAQEVRAMVLDMQARLLLDMLGKGIESALINPSALVPEPWHESGETLSVIDPEAMAVEPALVPSIQAYVDAVLDLASHFITRLRRYASFCRTLASHAVTAGTGNNRNMVASPNQSSAAPATSQGGQSGTTSSTGSTQMQAWVQGAIAKISSTTDGVSSSTPNPISGPSSFMPISINTGTFPGTPAVRLIGDCHFLHRLCQLLLFCFFFRRSQVPRFVGGAQRNADANMQKPQSVPPGKVEEVGSVSAKPSSAIARPDENQVVRTGQVMPGAKGAEEGPAGRSRLGAGNAGQGYTFEEVKVLFLILMDLCRRTAGLTHPLPVSQVGSSNIQVRLHYIDGNYTVLPEVVEASLGPHMQNMPRPRGADAAGLLLRELELHPPAEEWHRRNMFGGPWSDPEDVGPVDDNPKLSNSGDPLDFSSVESCDVYYGAQRLWPRKRRLSERDAAFGLNTSVGLGAYLGIMGSRRDVVTAVWKTGLEGVWYKCIRCLRQTSAFASPGATNPPSQNDREVWWISRWAYGCPMCGGTWVRVV, from the exons ATGAATGGCGGCAGGATATTGCAGTTGTTACGAAGTGGTTATCTGGGGTATCTCCG ATGGCTTTCCTCAAAATCCAGCGCCACCTCAAACTCAAAGTCAACTTTTGAGGAAAAATTCCTCTCACAGCAGTCTCAAAATTCAG ttttggtttttggttcaGCTAGGTGGCCAAACTTCCTTTGTGTTTGTTCTGTTTTCTCATCTGGATCTGTTCAACTTCATTGGTCCCAGTGGCCTCCTACTCAGAATAGTTCTCCACCAAAGTGGTTTTGGACAAGTAAAGGACTTTTGGGTGCAGGGCCTAGTGGGATCATGGCTGCTGATGCTATCATAACAGACAGTGGTGCCATGCATGTGGCTGGTGTTCCTATTGTAAACCCATCTACTGTTGTTGTTTGGGAGGTAACTCCTGGACCTGGAAATGGGTTCCACACAACTCCCAAGACAAGCACAACCAGTGGAGTCCCACCGTCAATAAACCCACCAGCTTGGGCAGGTTTTTCGCCTCTGGCTGCATATTTATTTAGCTGGCAAGAGTACCTAATATCTGAAGCAAAGCAAGGGAGAAAGCAGGCGGATCCAGGCGTGAGTGACACTGTACCACTTCATTGCTCTCCAGTTTCAAATTTTTCTGCATATGTAAGCCCGGAAGCTGCAGCTCAATCTGCAACTACCACGACATGGGGCTCTGGAGTTACTGCTGTTGCCTTTGACCCAACTTGTGGTGGTTCTGTGATAGCTGTTGTCATAGTTGAAG GACAATACATGTCTCCATATGATCCAGATGAGGGTCCTTCAATTACAGGATGGAGAGTGCAACGTTGGGAATCATCTCTTCAGCCCGTTGTTCTCCATCAAATATTTGGAAATCCAACTTCCAGTTTTGGTGGACAGGCTCCTATGCAAACAGTTTGGGTTTCAAAAGTGGATACAAGCATTCAACCAACCAATGATTTTAAGAATCAACAAGCTGCTGCAACAGGTCCAACCTCTGATGGAAGGAAGATATCAGAATCTATTGTGGAGAAGGCAAAAAGAGTAGCTTTTGATCCTTTTGATTTGCCAAGTGATGTTAGAACGCTTTCTCGAATTGTATATTCTGCTCATGGTGGTGAGATTGCTGTTGCTTTTCTCCGGGGCGGGGTCCACATTTTTTCTGGTCCAAACTTTGCACCTGTTGATAACTACCAGATAAATGTTGGATCTGCAATTGCGGCTCCTGCATTCTCATCGACAAGCTGCTGTTCAGCTTCTGTTTGGCATGACACCACCAAGGACCGTACCATTTTAAAGATTATACGTGTTCTTCCTCCTGCTGTTCCAGTTAGTCAATTGAAGGCCAACTCATCAGCCTGGGAACGTGCAATTGCAGAGAG ATTTTGGTGGAGTCTTTTAGTTGGAGTAGATTGGTGGGATGCTGTTGGCTGTACACAGAGTGCTGCAGAGGATGGCATTG TTTCATTGAACAGTGTAATTGCAGTTTTGGATGCGGATTTTCACTCTCTTCCTTCTACTCAGCATAGGCAACAATATGGTCCT AGTCTAGACAGGATAAAATGCAGGCTGCTGGAAGGTACAACTGCTCAAGAAGTTAGGGCAATGGTTCTAGATATGCAAGCAAGGTTATTGCTGGATATGCTAGGGAAAGGAATTGAGTCTGCTTTAATAAATCCTTCTGCCCTGGTACCAGAGCCATGGCATGAATCTGGTGAAACATTATCTGTCATTGATCCTGAAGCAATGGCTGTTGAACCAGCATTAGTTCCGAGCATTCAG GCTTATGTTGATGCGGTTCTTGATCTAGCATCACATTTCATTACACGCTTGCGGCGCTATGCAAGTTTCTGTCGTACATTGGCAAGTCATGCTGTAACTGCTGGTACTGGCAATAACCGCAATATGGTGGCTAGTCCTAACCAAAGTTCTGCAGCTCCCGCAACAAGTCAAG GAGGTCAAAGTGGAACCACAAGTTCTACCGGAAGCACCCAGATGCAAGCTTGGGTTCAAGGTGCTATTGCCAAGATTAGTAGCACCACAGATGGAGTCTCCAGTTCAACTCCTAACCCCATTAGTGGACCATCATCCTTTATGCCTATTAGCATTAACACAGGAACTTTTCCTGGAACACCAGCTGTTAGGCTGATTGGGGATTGCCATTTCCTTCATAGACTATGTCAACTTCTGctcttctgttttttctttcGGAGATCACAGGTGCCTCGTTTTGTTGGGGGTGCCCAGAGAAATGCTGATGCAAATATGCAAAAGCCTCAGTCCGTTCCTCCTGGGAAGGTGGAAGAAGTTGGTTCCGTTTCTGCAAAGCCATCATCAGCAATTGCCAGACCAGATGAAAATCAGGTTGTGCGAACTGGTCAGGTCATGCCTGGAGCAAAGGGAGCTGAAGAAGGACCTGCAGGAAGGTCAAGACTGGGTGCTGGTAATGCTGGTCAAGGATATACTTTTGAGGAG GTCAAAGTCCTTTTTCTCATACTTATGGATCTGTGTCGGCGGACAGCAGGCTTGACTCACCCATTGCCAGTTTCTCAAGTGGGAAGCAGCAACATCCAGGTGCGGCTGCATTATATTGATGGTAATTATACTGTACTTCCAGAGGTTGTTGAAGCATCCCTTGGTCCTCATATGCAG AATATGCCACGGCCTAGAGGTGCAGATGCTGCTGGTCTGTTGCTCCGAGAGTTGGAACTCCATCCTCCTGCTGAAGAATGGCATCGACGAAATATGTTTGGTGGGCCTTGGTCTGATCCCGAAGATGTGGGTCCTGTGGATGATAATCCAAAGCTGAGTAATTCGGGAGACCCACTTGATTTCAGTTCGGTGGAAAGTTGCGATGTTTATTATGGAGCGCAGCGGTTGTGGCCCAGGAAACGCAGGTTGTCTGAAAGAGATGCAGCTTTTGGCTTAAATACTTCTGTGGGTCTTGGAGCATATCTTGGTATAATGGGATCTCGAAGAGATGTTGTTACTGCTGTTTGGAAGACGGGGCTTGAAGGGGTTTGGTACAAG TGCATAAGATGTTTGCGGCAGACTTCTGCATTTGCTTCACCAGGTGCTACCAATCCTCCTAGCCAGAATGACCGGGAGGTTTGGTGGATCAGCCGCTGGGCTTATGGCTGTCCTATGTGTGGTGGAACATGGGTCCGAGTTGTGTAG
- the LOC107424839 gene encoding mediator of RNA polymerase II transcription subunit 16 isoform X1 — MNQVAGPKDAEEEPAAQSLVEVSKGSDKAETLSPDEVAVEKPNDPMEEDSVSPATVFCIRLKQPRSNLMHKMSVPELCRNFSAVAWCGKLNAIACASETCARIPSSNANPPFWIPIHIVIPERPTECEVFNVIADSPRDSVQFIEWSPTSCPRALLIANFHGRITIWTQPSQGSANLVRDTNCWQREHEWRQDIAVVTKWLSGVSPYRWLSSKSSATSNSKSTFEEKFLSQQSQNSVLVFGSARWPNFLCVCSVFSSGSVQLHWSQWPPTQNSSPPKWFWTSKGLLGAGPSGIMAADAIITDSGAMHVAGVPIVNPSTVVVWEVTPGPGNGFHTTPKTSTTSGVPPSINPPAWAGFSPLAAYLFSWQEYLISEAKQGRKQADPGVSDTVPLHCSPVSNFSAYVSPEAAAQSATTTTWGSGVTAVAFDPTCGGSVIAVVIVEGQYMSPYDPDEGPSITGWRVQRWESSLQPVVLHQIFGNPTSSFGGQAPMQTVWVSKVDTSIQPTNDFKNQQAAATGPTSDGRKISESIVEKAKRVAFDPFDLPSDVRTLSRIVYSAHGGEIAVAFLRGGVHIFSGPNFAPVDNYQINVGSAIAAPAFSSTSCCSASVWHDTTKDRTILKIIRVLPPAVPVSQLKANSSAWERAIAERFWWSLLVGVDWWDAVGCTQSAAEDGIVSLNSVIAVLDADFHSLPSTQHRQQYGPSLDRIKCRLLEGTTAQEVRAMVLDMQARLLLDMLGKGIESALINPSALVPEPWHESGETLSVIDPEAMAVEPALVPSIQAYVDAVLDLASHFITRLRRYASFCRTLASHAVTAGTGNNRNMVASPNQSSAAPATSQGGQSGTTSSTGSTQMQAWVQGAIAKISSTTDGVSSSTPNPISGPSSFMPISINTGTFPGTPAVRLIGDCHFLHRLCQLLLFCFFFRRSQVPRFVGGAQRNADANMQKPQSVPPGKVEEVGSVSAKPSSAIARPDENQVVRTGQVMPGAKGAEEGPAGRSRLGAGNAGQGYTFEEVKVLFLILMDLCRRTAGLTHPLPVSQVGSSNIQVRLHYIDGNYTVLPEVVEASLGPHMQNMPRPRGADAAGLLLRELELHPPAEEWHRRNMFGGPWSDPEDVGPVDDNPKLSNSGDPLDFSSVESCDVYYGAQRLWPRKRRLSERDAAFGLNTSVGLGAYLGIMGSRRDVVTAVWKTGLEGVWYKCIRCLRQTSAFASPGATNPPSQNDREVWWISRWAYGCPMCGGTWVRVV; from the exons ATGAATCAAGTGGCGGGGCCTAAGGACGCTGAGGAGGAGCCCGCAGCTCAGTCCCTTGTTGAGGTTTCAAAGGGTTCCGATAAGGCTGAGACTCTCAGTCCTGACGAAGTGGCTGTGGAGAAGCCCAACGATCCAATGGAGGAGGACTCCGTTAGTCCCGCAACCGTTTTTTGTATCAGGCTCAAGCAGCCTAGGTCTAATTTGATGCACAAGATGAGCGTCCCTGAGCTTTGTCGCAATTTTAG TGCTGTTGCTTGGTGTGGGAAGCTGAATGCTATAGCTTGTGCATCCGAAACTTGTGCAAGAATTCCAAG ttctAACGCAAATCCACCGTTTTGGATCCCCATACATATTGTGATTCCAGAACGACCAACTGAGTGTGAAGTGTTTAATGTTATAGCAG ATTCTCCTCGCGATTCTGTTCAATTTATTGAATGGTCCCCTACCTCTTGCCCTCGTGCCTTATTAATTGCGAATTTCCATGGACGGATAACTATTTGGACTCAGCCTTCTCAA GGGTCAGCTAATTTAGTACGTGATACTAACTGCTGGCAACGTGAACATGAATGGCGGCAGGATATTGCAGTTGTTACGAAGTGGTTATCTGGGGTATCTCCG TATAGATGGCTTTCCTCAAAATCCAGCGCCACCTCAAACTCAAAGTCAACTTTTGAGGAAAAATTCCTCTCACAGCAGTCTCAAAATTCAG ttttggtttttggttcaGCTAGGTGGCCAAACTTCCTTTGTGTTTGTTCTGTTTTCTCATCTGGATCTGTTCAACTTCATTGGTCCCAGTGGCCTCCTACTCAGAATAGTTCTCCACCAAAGTGGTTTTGGACAAGTAAAGGACTTTTGGGTGCAGGGCCTAGTGGGATCATGGCTGCTGATGCTATCATAACAGACAGTGGTGCCATGCATGTGGCTGGTGTTCCTATTGTAAACCCATCTACTGTTGTTGTTTGGGAGGTAACTCCTGGACCTGGAAATGGGTTCCACACAACTCCCAAGACAAGCACAACCAGTGGAGTCCCACCGTCAATAAACCCACCAGCTTGGGCAGGTTTTTCGCCTCTGGCTGCATATTTATTTAGCTGGCAAGAGTACCTAATATCTGAAGCAAAGCAAGGGAGAAAGCAGGCGGATCCAGGCGTGAGTGACACTGTACCACTTCATTGCTCTCCAGTTTCAAATTTTTCTGCATATGTAAGCCCGGAAGCTGCAGCTCAATCTGCAACTACCACGACATGGGGCTCTGGAGTTACTGCTGTTGCCTTTGACCCAACTTGTGGTGGTTCTGTGATAGCTGTTGTCATAGTTGAAG GACAATACATGTCTCCATATGATCCAGATGAGGGTCCTTCAATTACAGGATGGAGAGTGCAACGTTGGGAATCATCTCTTCAGCCCGTTGTTCTCCATCAAATATTTGGAAATCCAACTTCCAGTTTTGGTGGACAGGCTCCTATGCAAACAGTTTGGGTTTCAAAAGTGGATACAAGCATTCAACCAACCAATGATTTTAAGAATCAACAAGCTGCTGCAACAGGTCCAACCTCTGATGGAAGGAAGATATCAGAATCTATTGTGGAGAAGGCAAAAAGAGTAGCTTTTGATCCTTTTGATTTGCCAAGTGATGTTAGAACGCTTTCTCGAATTGTATATTCTGCTCATGGTGGTGAGATTGCTGTTGCTTTTCTCCGGGGCGGGGTCCACATTTTTTCTGGTCCAAACTTTGCACCTGTTGATAACTACCAGATAAATGTTGGATCTGCAATTGCGGCTCCTGCATTCTCATCGACAAGCTGCTGTTCAGCTTCTGTTTGGCATGACACCACCAAGGACCGTACCATTTTAAAGATTATACGTGTTCTTCCTCCTGCTGTTCCAGTTAGTCAATTGAAGGCCAACTCATCAGCCTGGGAACGTGCAATTGCAGAGAG ATTTTGGTGGAGTCTTTTAGTTGGAGTAGATTGGTGGGATGCTGTTGGCTGTACACAGAGTGCTGCAGAGGATGGCATTG TTTCATTGAACAGTGTAATTGCAGTTTTGGATGCGGATTTTCACTCTCTTCCTTCTACTCAGCATAGGCAACAATATGGTCCT AGTCTAGACAGGATAAAATGCAGGCTGCTGGAAGGTACAACTGCTCAAGAAGTTAGGGCAATGGTTCTAGATATGCAAGCAAGGTTATTGCTGGATATGCTAGGGAAAGGAATTGAGTCTGCTTTAATAAATCCTTCTGCCCTGGTACCAGAGCCATGGCATGAATCTGGTGAAACATTATCTGTCATTGATCCTGAAGCAATGGCTGTTGAACCAGCATTAGTTCCGAGCATTCAG GCTTATGTTGATGCGGTTCTTGATCTAGCATCACATTTCATTACACGCTTGCGGCGCTATGCAAGTTTCTGTCGTACATTGGCAAGTCATGCTGTAACTGCTGGTACTGGCAATAACCGCAATATGGTGGCTAGTCCTAACCAAAGTTCTGCAGCTCCCGCAACAAGTCAAG GAGGTCAAAGTGGAACCACAAGTTCTACCGGAAGCACCCAGATGCAAGCTTGGGTTCAAGGTGCTATTGCCAAGATTAGTAGCACCACAGATGGAGTCTCCAGTTCAACTCCTAACCCCATTAGTGGACCATCATCCTTTATGCCTATTAGCATTAACACAGGAACTTTTCCTGGAACACCAGCTGTTAGGCTGATTGGGGATTGCCATTTCCTTCATAGACTATGTCAACTTCTGctcttctgttttttctttcGGAGATCACAGGTGCCTCGTTTTGTTGGGGGTGCCCAGAGAAATGCTGATGCAAATATGCAAAAGCCTCAGTCCGTTCCTCCTGGGAAGGTGGAAGAAGTTGGTTCCGTTTCTGCAAAGCCATCATCAGCAATTGCCAGACCAGATGAAAATCAGGTTGTGCGAACTGGTCAGGTCATGCCTGGAGCAAAGGGAGCTGAAGAAGGACCTGCAGGAAGGTCAAGACTGGGTGCTGGTAATGCTGGTCAAGGATATACTTTTGAGGAG GTCAAAGTCCTTTTTCTCATACTTATGGATCTGTGTCGGCGGACAGCAGGCTTGACTCACCCATTGCCAGTTTCTCAAGTGGGAAGCAGCAACATCCAGGTGCGGCTGCATTATATTGATGGTAATTATACTGTACTTCCAGAGGTTGTTGAAGCATCCCTTGGTCCTCATATGCAG AATATGCCACGGCCTAGAGGTGCAGATGCTGCTGGTCTGTTGCTCCGAGAGTTGGAACTCCATCCTCCTGCTGAAGAATGGCATCGACGAAATATGTTTGGTGGGCCTTGGTCTGATCCCGAAGATGTGGGTCCTGTGGATGATAATCCAAAGCTGAGTAATTCGGGAGACCCACTTGATTTCAGTTCGGTGGAAAGTTGCGATGTTTATTATGGAGCGCAGCGGTTGTGGCCCAGGAAACGCAGGTTGTCTGAAAGAGATGCAGCTTTTGGCTTAAATACTTCTGTGGGTCTTGGAGCATATCTTGGTATAATGGGATCTCGAAGAGATGTTGTTACTGCTGTTTGGAAGACGGGGCTTGAAGGGGTTTGGTACAAG TGCATAAGATGTTTGCGGCAGACTTCTGCATTTGCTTCACCAGGTGCTACCAATCCTCCTAGCCAGAATGACCGGGAGGTTTGGTGGATCAGCCGCTGGGCTTATGGCTGTCCTATGTGTGGTGGAACATGGGTCCGAGTTGTGTAG